A stretch of Chryseobacterium viscerum DNA encodes these proteins:
- a CDS encoding MFS transporter, which translates to MISFTPLQTLQNVEFRNLLTGRFFIVLAFRMLATLLGWWVYQLTKDPFSIGLIGLSEVIPAVSCALYAGHVIDMNEKKRLLLICNYAYIFLIGLLLAPAFFDVEMHFTGHQITYYIYGVIFFTGIARAFIGPIVPSMIPKIVKKENLPNAVTLNQATFLISSVCGHAVGGILIGFIGVKWTLVAILSLIFVASLFFWQLRKQHSEYKKETVNVVESMREGISYIFKTKEILGALCLDMFAVLFGGAVAMIPVFATDILNSGAEGFGLLNAASDIGSMCIITILSIVPLRKNQGKILLAVVTGFGLCIIGFGLSKLYWLSFMFLVMSGMLDGISVVIRGTIVQLKTPDHIRGRVLSVNSIFIMSSNEMGQFESGVMAKLLGVVRSVVFGGCMTVLVALLVGSTNPKLRKMQY; encoded by the coding sequence ATGATTTCCTTTACTCCGTTACAAACATTACAAAATGTTGAATTCAGAAATCTTCTCACTGGGAGATTTTTTATTGTTTTAGCTTTCAGAATGCTGGCCACTTTATTGGGATGGTGGGTATATCAATTAACAAAAGATCCTTTTTCAATAGGCCTTATCGGCCTGTCGGAGGTAATTCCTGCTGTAAGCTGTGCGCTGTATGCCGGACACGTTATTGATATGAATGAGAAAAAGCGACTTCTTCTTATCTGCAATTATGCTTATATTTTCCTGATCGGGCTTCTTCTGGCACCTGCATTTTTTGATGTAGAGATGCATTTCACCGGCCATCAGATCACCTATTATATTTATGGAGTTATCTTTTTTACTGGGATCGCAAGAGCCTTTATCGGTCCTATTGTTCCTTCCATGATTCCTAAAATTGTAAAGAAAGAAAATCTTCCCAATGCGGTAACACTGAACCAGGCCACTTTCCTGATCTCTTCTGTCTGCGGACATGCAGTAGGCGGTATTCTTATTGGGTTTATTGGGGTAAAGTGGACATTGGTCGCTATTTTATCATTAATATTTGTTGCTTCATTATTTTTCTGGCAGCTTCGTAAACAGCATTCGGAATACAAAAAGGAAACTGTAAATGTAGTGGAAAGTATGCGTGAAGGAATCTCTTATATTTTCAAAACCAAAGAGATTTTAGGAGCTTTATGTCTGGATATGTTTGCCGTACTTTTTGGTGGTGCAGTAGCGATGATTCCGGTATTTGCTACAGATATTCTAAATTCAGGAGCCGAAGGTTTCGGATTGCTGAACGCAGCATCTGATATTGGTTCAATGTGTATTATTACTATTTTATCTATTGTTCCACTCCGAAAAAATCAGGGAAAAATACTTCTTGCTGTTGTTACCGGGTTCGGACTTTGTATTATTGGATTCGGTTTATCCAAATTGTATTGGCTGTCTTTCATGTTCCTTGTAATGAGCGGAATGCTTGATGGAATTTCTGTAGTTATCCGAGGTACCATTGTACAGTTAAAGACACCTGATCATATAAGAGGACGTGTTCTCAGTGTAAATTCAATCTTCATTATGTCCAGCAATGAAATGGGACAGTTTGAAAGTGGTGTTATGGCTAAATTACTGGGGGTTGTACGTTCTGTGGTATTTGGAGGCTGTATGACTGTTCTAGTTGCTTTACTTGTGGGGAGCACCAATCCTAAACTAAGAAAAATGCAATATTAA
- a CDS encoding tetratricopeptide repeat protein, which translates to MYKLLLTLSFFVTGSLMNAQFFSDQTLQQSVLQLNNAKTENDYDTLFSKFSETKTSEKWQANYYAAAALYLKTNFLLKNSPNSPLGESNESARKLAMQALASEKNNGEVNILLALIHFQKIRIKTATDPQKELKTVTSFMTKAETTVKNNPRLSFLKAEMAEKQGNKTEAIKLYQKAVTEFEISNASSSSPNWGRQLIGTN; encoded by the coding sequence ATGTACAAACTTTTACTAACTTTGAGCTTTTTCGTCACAGGTTCGCTGATGAATGCCCAATTTTTTTCAGATCAAACCTTACAGCAATCTGTATTGCAATTGAATAATGCAAAAACAGAAAATGACTATGATACTCTTTTTTCTAAGTTTTCAGAAACTAAAACTTCAGAAAAATGGCAGGCCAACTATTATGCTGCAGCAGCATTGTATCTTAAAACAAATTTCCTTTTAAAGAACAGCCCGAACAGCCCTCTTGGAGAGTCTAATGAATCTGCAAGAAAACTTGCTATGCAGGCCCTTGCTTCTGAAAAGAATAACGGAGAAGTAAATATTCTTCTTGCCCTCATCCACTTTCAGAAAATCAGGATAAAAACGGCTACAGATCCCCAAAAGGAGCTAAAGACAGTTACAAGTTTTATGACGAAAGCGGAAACCACTGTAAAGAACAATCCAAGACTTTCTTTCTTAAAAGCTGAAATGGCTGAAAAGCAAGGCAACAAGACAGAAGCGATCAAATTATATCAAAAAGCAGTCACAGAATTCGAAATATCAAATGCCTCATCCAGCTCACCTAACTGGGGAAGACAGCTGATCGGAACAAATTAA
- the mfd gene encoding transcription-repair coupling factor: MQLKSINEKFLPDLMQKEFGKEIFTQLEHSQHIAVKGSAGSSVSVFVAELFLVQKKNILYLVDDKEDALYANTEMEDLLGKDKVLYFPATHLEPYQVEKTQNANLVLRTEVLNKINSGRSPKVIVAYAGALSEKVLKKEDFKAISHHIKVGDQLDFDFVDELLTHYHFQQADFVSEPGEFSVRGGIVDVFSYSYEKPYRITFFGNEVESIKTFDIETQLSVDKVKDFQLVSNMNFSVTGSRVSLLQLLPNESFVVSKNGMIGMQKIRTFYEKSLEKYDALSKDIAHRTPQELFISDQEFLFDYKKFKTVDFGGSVIEGLKEITEVKMEQLPQPSFHKNFELLIEDIEEKQHSGFDTWISFSTEKQKERLESIFEELEHELPFKSFKSELHEGFVDNGHKLLVYTDHQIFDRYQRYKAKNTFAKSEQLTLKDLMSLKIGDYIAHIDHGIGKFMGLVKVNNDGKIQECFKLTYKNGDLLYVSIHSLHKISKYNGPDGKEIVLSKLGSPTWKSLKQKTKAKVKQIAFDLIQLYAQRKTAKGFAYTPDSYLQNELEASFIYEDTPDQEKATIDVKKDMEADTVMDRLVCGDVGFGKTEVAIRAAFKAATDGKQVAILVPTTILAFQHYRSFKERLKDFPVNVDYVNRFRTAKQKSETLDALKNGKVDIIIGTHQLVGGSVKFKDLGLLIIDEEHKFGVSVKDKLKTLKNNVDTLTLTATPIPRTLQFSLMAARDLSVIKTPPPNRQPVDTQLIGFNEEILRDAVSYELQRDGQVYFINNRIENLKDIAGLIQRLVPDARVITGHGQMEGKQLEKNVLDFMEGKYDVLVSTTIVESGVDVPNANTIFINDAQRFGMADLHQMRGRVGRSNRKAFCYLITPPYDMMTSDARKRLEAIEQFSDLGSGFQIAMKDLEIRGAGDLLGAEQSGFINEMGFETYQKLMQEALEELKDDADFESLFENEEDRQKLFKSVKDVNIDTDLELMLPDFYISNTEERLMLYQKIAEINNEVDLHQFELELIDRFGALPKEAVNLLKSVSLKWLAADIGFEKIVMKNGVFLGYFPGNPQDKFYQTDRFRHIINYLTRNPAEAQLKEKSGKEGNQLMMRKERIKNVDEVNTLLKAIIEHN; the protein is encoded by the coding sequence ATGCAATTAAAATCCATCAACGAAAAGTTTCTTCCAGATCTGATGCAGAAAGAGTTCGGGAAAGAAATTTTTACTCAGTTAGAACACAGCCAGCATATTGCTGTGAAAGGAAGTGCGGGATCTTCAGTTTCTGTTTTTGTGGCTGAACTTTTTTTGGTTCAAAAGAAAAATATTCTTTATCTGGTAGATGATAAGGAAGATGCATTGTATGCTAATACAGAAATGGAAGACCTTCTTGGTAAGGATAAGGTGCTGTATTTTCCTGCTACCCATCTTGAACCTTATCAGGTGGAAAAAACACAAAATGCCAATCTGGTTTTAAGAACTGAAGTTTTAAATAAAATCAATTCCGGGAGATCTCCGAAAGTCATTGTAGCCTATGCCGGAGCTTTGTCTGAAAAAGTGCTGAAAAAAGAAGATTTTAAAGCCATTTCTCATCATATAAAAGTAGGAGATCAGCTTGATTTCGATTTTGTAGACGAACTGCTTACTCATTACCATTTTCAGCAGGCTGATTTTGTTTCAGAACCGGGAGAGTTTTCTGTAAGAGGGGGAATTGTAGATGTGTTTTCTTACTCATACGAAAAACCATATAGGATTACATTCTTTGGTAATGAAGTGGAAAGTATTAAAACTTTTGATATCGAAACTCAGCTTTCTGTAGATAAAGTAAAGGATTTTCAATTGGTTTCCAATATGAATTTTTCTGTTACAGGCAGCAGAGTGTCATTGCTGCAGCTATTGCCCAATGAAAGTTTTGTGGTTTCTAAAAATGGAATGATAGGAATGCAGAAGATCAGGACTTTCTATGAAAAGTCTTTGGAAAAATATGATGCATTAAGTAAAGATATTGCTCACAGAACTCCTCAGGAACTTTTTATTTCTGATCAGGAGTTTTTATTTGATTATAAAAAATTCAAAACAGTTGACTTTGGTGGATCAGTGATTGAAGGATTGAAGGAGATTACTGAAGTCAAAATGGAGCAGCTTCCACAGCCGTCTTTTCATAAAAACTTTGAACTGCTGATTGAGGATATCGAAGAAAAGCAACATAGTGGGTTTGATACATGGATCTCCTTTTCAACAGAAAAACAGAAAGAAAGGCTGGAGTCTATCTTTGAAGAACTTGAACACGAACTTCCTTTTAAAAGCTTTAAATCTGAACTGCATGAAGGATTTGTAGATAATGGGCACAAGCTGCTTGTGTATACAGACCACCAGATATTTGACCGTTATCAGAGATATAAAGCCAAAAATACTTTTGCAAAATCAGAACAGCTTACTCTGAAAGACCTGATGTCTTTAAAGATTGGAGACTATATTGCCCATATTGATCATGGAATAGGAAAATTTATGGGGCTGGTAAAAGTGAATAATGATGGTAAGATTCAGGAATGTTTTAAGCTAACTTATAAAAACGGAGACTTATTATATGTAAGTATTCACTCTTTGCATAAGATTTCAAAATACAACGGACCGGATGGAAAAGAAATCGTTTTGAGCAAACTTGGTTCTCCAACCTGGAAATCATTGAAACAAAAAACGAAAGCGAAGGTAAAACAAATTGCTTTTGACCTTATTCAATTATATGCACAGCGAAAAACAGCAAAAGGTTTTGCTTATACACCGGATTCTTATCTTCAGAATGAACTGGAGGCAAGTTTTATCTATGAAGATACTCCGGATCAGGAAAAAGCAACAATAGATGTAAAGAAAGACATGGAAGCTGATACTGTTATGGACAGACTGGTTTGTGGTGATGTAGGTTTCGGTAAAACAGAAGTTGCAATTCGTGCGGCATTTAAGGCAGCAACAGACGGTAAACAGGTTGCGATTTTGGTTCCTACAACCATTCTTGCTTTTCAGCATTACAGAAGTTTTAAAGAAAGACTTAAGGATTTTCCTGTAAATGTTGACTATGTAAACCGATTCAGAACGGCGAAACAAAAATCAGAAACCTTAGATGCTTTAAAGAATGGAAAAGTGGATATTATCATCGGAACACATCAGTTGGTAGGTGGTTCCGTGAAGTTTAAAGATCTGGGTCTGCTGATTATTGATGAGGAGCATAAGTTTGGAGTTTCCGTAAAGGATAAATTGAAAACACTTAAAAATAATGTTGATACGCTTACGCTGACAGCTACTCCTATTCCGAGAACTTTACAGTTCTCATTAATGGCCGCAAGGGATTTATCCGTTATCAAAACACCACCGCCTAACAGGCAGCCTGTAGATACACAGTTAATTGGATTCAATGAAGAGATTCTTCGTGATGCCGTTTCTTATGAGCTTCAGAGAGATGGACAGGTTTATTTCATTAATAACAGGATTGAAAATCTGAAAGATATTGCCGGACTTATTCAGAGACTGGTTCCGGATGCAAGAGTGATTACAGGACATGGACAGATGGAAGGAAAGCAGCTTGAAAAGAATGTGCTTGATTTTATGGAAGGAAAATATGACGTCCTTGTTTCTACAACCATTGTAGAAAGTGGTGTGGATGTCCCGAATGCCAATACTATTTTCATCAATGATGCACAAAGATTTGGTATGGCAGATCTCCATCAGATGAGAGGAAGGGTAGGACGTAGCAACAGAAAGGCGTTTTGTTACCTGATTACCCCTCCTTATGATATGATGACTTCGGATGCCAGAAAGCGTCTGGAAGCCATTGAACAGTTTTCTGATCTTGGAAGCGGTTTCCAGATTGCAATGAAAGACCTTGAAATCCGTGGTGCCGGTGACCTTTTGGGTGCTGAGCAAAGTGGGTTTATCAATGAAATGGGGTTTGAAACGTATCAGAAACTTATGCAGGAAGCACTGGAAGAACTGAAAGATGATGCTGACTTTGAAAGTCTGTTTGAAAACGAGGAAGACAGACAAAAGCTTTTCAAATCTGTAAAAGATGTCAATATCGATACTGACCTTGAGCTGATGCTGCCTGATTTCTATATCTCCAATACCGAAGAAAGATTAATGCTATACCAGAAAATTGCAGAAATTAATAATGAAGTAGATCTTCATCAGTTTGAACTTGAGCTGATTGACCGTTTTGGAGCATTGCCGAAAGAAGCAGTCAATCTGTTGAAAAGCGTTTCTCTGAAATGGCTTGCTGCTGATATAGGTTTTGAGAAGATTGTTATGAAAAACGGAGTGTTCTTAGGGTACTTCCCGGGGAATCCTCAGGATAAATTCTACCAGACGGATAGATTCAGACATATTATTAATTATCTAACCCGAAATCCTGCCGAAGCCCAGCTTAAAGAAAAGTCCGGAAAAGAAGGTAATCAGCTGATGATGAGGAAGGAAAGGATAAAAAATGTAGATGAGGTCAATACATTACTGAAAGCTATTATTGAACATAATTAA
- a CDS encoding T9SS type B sorting domain-containing protein: protein MKKALLVFSIIFSHLLFAQSDCPTAMAVCGNSDISYTPGGHGDIAEDLGGCLSSDEKYSVWYSFTVATAGTLTFEIIPNDQTDDYDFGVYGPNKSCGNLGTPIRCSYSGAAGNTGLNMTATDLSEDASGDKWVKYLDVLPGQTYYLIVNNHRETANGFKLSWGGTATLSSPFTDPNIQPHPFIPPGIPGANPTDPREVVVCANPATFDFSSLTAGILNGNPNFSISYHTSQNDALTGNNPLVGPQTVTPVGVYFYSINYTDPTNPNSPINKCRQTGKFKFKDGTIKATNVTLTSCNNNNAGTATYDLTTAAVFADPTATKKYYYTLYDLNNSINEITNIYQFVSAEGKIYVKVTSVFGCTDIAEITLKFYPQIIAKDAELRSCFIEANPSTALFNLDNAAVITPQAGITKKYFPSLTDAIDGTNEILNANYIAPSGLVYVRVSDTRGCFVVVKIGLTVIAPVTSSVLKDKIICVEDTTTLDAGPGFKSYEWSTGATTQSIKDVGVGVYWVKLKTGECIATQKVTVYPSEQPVVTNIDVSNTTLTINVIGGTPDYQYSMDKILWQTSNTFSNVARGTYKVYVKDAYDCEPIEVTIVVPNLINIITPNGDGVNDVVDYSAIADKQNLVLSIFDRYGTKIHQGDKSNGYKWDGTIAGKKIPTGTYWYSITWNENDKKNTPFKFSGWIVVKNRE from the coding sequence ATGAAAAAAGCATTACTTGTTTTCTCAATTATATTTTCACATCTTTTATTTGCCCAGTCAGACTGTCCTACTGCAATGGCAGTCTGCGGAAACTCGGATATATCATATACTCCGGGCGGGCATGGAGACATTGCAGAAGACCTGGGCGGATGTTTATCTTCCGATGAAAAGTACTCTGTATGGTACTCGTTTACGGTAGCAACAGCCGGAACTCTTACTTTTGAAATCATTCCCAATGATCAGACCGATGATTATGACTTCGGTGTATATGGACCTAACAAATCATGTGGTAACCTTGGAACTCCAATCCGCTGTTCTTATTCCGGAGCAGCTGGAAACACAGGTCTTAACATGACAGCTACAGACCTTAGTGAGGATGCTTCAGGAGATAAATGGGTGAAATACCTTGATGTATTACCTGGCCAGACGTACTATTTAATTGTAAATAACCACAGAGAGACCGCTAACGGATTCAAATTATCATGGGGTGGAACAGCTACTTTATCTTCTCCATTTACAGATCCGAATATACAGCCTCATCCATTCATTCCACCGGGAATTCCAGGAGCAAACCCTACAGATCCTAGAGAAGTAGTGGTGTGTGCAAACCCTGCAACTTTTGATTTCTCTTCATTAACAGCAGGAATTCTTAACGGTAACCCGAACTTCAGTATTAGTTACCATACAAGTCAAAATGATGCGTTAACAGGTAACAACCCTCTTGTTGGCCCTCAGACAGTTACTCCTGTAGGTGTTTATTTCTACAGTATCAACTACACTGATCCTACTAATCCGAACAGTCCTATTAATAAATGTAGACAGACTGGTAAATTTAAATTTAAAGATGGGACGATCAAGGCAACAAACGTTACTTTAACAAGCTGTAACAACAACAATGCAGGTACGGCAACTTATGACCTTACAACAGCCGCTGTTTTTGCAGATCCTACGGCAACAAAAAAATATTATTATACTTTATATGATCTGAATAACTCAATCAATGAGATCACCAATATCTATCAGTTTGTTTCTGCAGAGGGTAAAATATATGTAAAAGTAACTTCTGTATTCGGATGTACTGATATTGCAGAAATTACTCTTAAGTTCTATCCGCAAATTATTGCAAAAGATGCTGAGCTAAGATCATGTTTTATTGAAGCAAATCCTTCCACAGCTTTATTCAACCTTGATAACGCTGCTGTCATCACGCCACAGGCAGGTATCACGAAAAAATACTTCCCTTCACTGACAGACGCAATAGATGGGACCAACGAGATTTTAAATGCTAATTATATTGCACCAAGCGGCCTGGTATATGTAAGAGTATCTGATACCAGAGGATGTTTTGTAGTTGTAAAAATCGGTCTAACAGTTATTGCACCGGTAACATCCAGTGTTCTGAAAGACAAAATCATCTGTGTAGAAGACACTACCACATTAGATGCAGGTCCTGGATTCAAAAGCTATGAATGGAGCACAGGAGCTACAACACAATCTATCAAAGATGTAGGAGTAGGAGTTTACTGGGTAAAATTAAAAACGGGAGAATGTATTGCCACTCAAAAGGTAACAGTATATCCTTCTGAGCAGCCGGTAGTGACAAACATTGATGTTTCCAACACTACATTAACAATCAATGTAATAGGAGGAACTCCGGATTATCAGTATTCTATGGATAAAATCCTATGGCAAACCTCCAATACATTCTCTAATGTAGCAAGAGGAACATACAAAGTATATGTAAAAGATGCTTATGACTGTGAACCTATCGAAGTGACAATAGTAGTTCCTAACCTGATCAATATCATTACGCCGAACGGAGATGGTGTGAACGATGTTGTAGATTATTCTGCCATTGCAGACAAACAAAATCTGGTATTGAGTATCTTTGACAGATATGGAACAAAAATCCACCAGGGAGATAAATCCAACGGATACAAATGGGACGGAACAATTGCAGGAAAGAAGATTCCGACAGGCACATACTGGTACTCCATAACATGGAATGAGAATGACAAGAAGAATACTCCTTTCAAGTTTTCAGGTTGGATCGTTGTAAAAAACAGAGAATAA
- the pth gene encoding aminoacyl-tRNA hydrolase gives MKYLIVGLGNKGSEYENTRHNIGFKVAEKIAETLEVPFNTSNFGWLAEGKHKGRKVFILKPDTYMNLSGNAVKYWMQKENIPLENVLIVTDDLALPFGTLRLKGKGSDAGHNGLKNINEVLQTQNYARLRFGISADFSAGRQVDYVLGTWNEEESEKLTERIETFSKASLSFVFAGLNNTMSAFNGK, from the coding sequence ATGAAATATTTAATCGTCGGGCTTGGTAATAAAGGCTCAGAATATGAAAATACACGACATAATATAGGCTTTAAAGTAGCTGAAAAAATAGCGGAAACTCTTGAAGTACCATTCAATACCTCCAACTTTGGCTGGCTGGCAGAAGGAAAACATAAAGGCAGAAAAGTTTTTATCCTTAAACCTGATACTTATATGAATCTTTCCGGAAATGCTGTGAAATACTGGATGCAGAAAGAAAATATTCCTTTGGAGAATGTACTGATCGTTACAGATGATCTGGCTTTACCTTTCGGAACTTTAAGATTGAAAGGAAAAGGGTCTGATGCGGGCCATAATGGGCTTAAAAATATTAATGAAGTACTGCAGACTCAAAACTATGCAAGGCTGCGTTTCGGAATCTCTGCTGATTTTTCTGCAGGGCGGCAGGTAGATTATGTATTAGGAACCTGGAATGAAGAAGAATCAGAAAAGCTTACAGAAAGAATTGAAACTTTTTCTAAGGCGAGCCTTTCTTTCGTTTTTGCAGGTTTGAACAATACAATGTCTGCCTTTAATGGAAAATAG
- a CDS encoding GH3 auxin-responsive promoter family protein, whose protein sequence is MLNFFKKNAALIWAKKHVLKAEEFKKNAEKNQEDLLLSLVNTAQKTLFGREHDFENIRSVKDFQDRVPVADYEDLKPYIERVKKGQANILWTETPEYFAKTSGTTSGSKYIPISRDGMPLQVAAAQSALFHYISKKNNADFVNGKMIFLQGSPELEEVFGIKTGRLSGIVAHHIPNYLQKNRLPSWETNIMEDWEAKVDKIIEETERENMTLISGIPPWLIMYFEKLTEKHGKKIKQLFPNLQLIVTGGVNYEPYRDKMEDLLGGKVDIIQTFPASEGFFAFQDDYTKEGLLLLTNHGIFYEFIPLEEYGKPGARRLTLKEIELHKDYALILTTNSGLWAYSIGDVVRFIGKNPYRILVSGRTKHFTSAFGEHVIAFEVEEAMKATLEKHPAQITEFHLAPQVNPDEGLPYHEWLIEFEKEPEHLDTFRDELDAQLRARNTYYDDLISGNILQKLHITRLKKNAFHEYAKSQGKLGGQNKTPRLANDRNIADLLEIYKN, encoded by the coding sequence ATGTTAAACTTCTTCAAGAAAAATGCAGCGCTGATCTGGGCAAAGAAACATGTTCTGAAAGCAGAGGAATTCAAAAAAAATGCAGAGAAAAACCAGGAGGATTTATTACTTTCTCTAGTTAATACGGCTCAAAAAACACTTTTTGGCCGGGAACATGATTTTGAAAACATCCGTTCTGTGAAAGATTTTCAGGACAGAGTTCCCGTAGCAGATTATGAAGATCTGAAACCTTATATAGAGCGGGTAAAAAAAGGACAGGCCAATATCCTATGGACAGAAACTCCTGAATATTTTGCCAAAACTTCGGGAACAACTTCTGGATCTAAATACATTCCGATTTCCAGAGATGGAATGCCGCTTCAGGTTGCTGCTGCTCAAAGTGCCCTGTTTCATTACATCAGTAAAAAGAACAATGCCGACTTTGTGAACGGGAAAATGATTTTTCTGCAGGGAAGTCCTGAACTGGAAGAAGTTTTTGGAATAAAAACAGGAAGATTATCCGGTATTGTAGCGCACCACATCCCGAATTATCTTCAAAAAAACCGTCTACCAAGCTGGGAAACCAATATCATGGAAGACTGGGAAGCCAAAGTAGATAAAATCATTGAAGAAACGGAACGTGAAAACATGACCCTGATCTCAGGAATTCCGCCATGGCTGATCATGTATTTTGAGAAGTTAACAGAAAAACACGGCAAAAAAATCAAACAGCTTTTCCCGAATCTGCAGCTTATCGTTACCGGAGGGGTCAATTACGAGCCATATCGGGACAAAATGGAAGATCTCCTGGGAGGGAAAGTGGATATCATTCAGACATTTCCTGCTTCTGAAGGTTTTTTTGCTTTTCAGGATGATTATACAAAAGAAGGCCTTCTGCTATTGACCAATCATGGAATTTTCTATGAATTTATTCCTTTGGAAGAATATGGCAAGCCAGGAGCTAGAAGATTAACGTTAAAAGAAATTGAACTTCATAAAGATTACGCCTTAATTCTCACAACCAATTCCGGACTTTGGGCTTATTCTATCGGAGATGTTGTAAGGTTTATCGGCAAAAACCCTTACAGGATTCTGGTAAGCGGCAGGACCAAACATTTCACTTCGGCATTTGGGGAACACGTGATTGCTTTTGAGGTGGAAGAGGCAATGAAAGCTACTCTTGAAAAACATCCGGCACAGATTACAGAGTTCCATCTTGCTCCACAGGTGAATCCTGACGAAGGACTGCCATATCATGAGTGGCTGATTGAATTTGAAAAAGAACCGGAGCATTTAGATACATTCAGAGATGAGCTGGATGCACAATTGAGAGCAAGAAACACCTATTATGATGATCTTATTTCCGGGAATATTTTACAGAAACTGCATATCACCAGACTTAAGAAGAATGCCTTTCACGAATATGCCAAATCTCAGGGGAAACTGGGAGGGCAAAATAAGACTCCGAGATTGGCTAATGACAGAAACATTGCAGATCTCTTAGAAATTTACAAAAATTAA